The following are encoded in a window of Torulaspora globosa chromosome 4, complete sequence genomic DNA:
- the ATG39 gene encoding Atg39p (ancestral locus Anc_4.41) has translation MSKTDDGWNVVKLPEKGQLSSGGAVSDDYYVDDDDILSNTSSDDYADVTNAFNLGKKEIENVKPISDSYDTLTGSKNSGTVKSSSLEKCKNPDDDRRTTIMDKILSRFDNMRKPELKAWHVAILSSLVTVFIIVGTQRYFELFDGILQQKAGVSVTDNSSDKDLMYSNINFLNRDESVSPTWRPTGKYYVDFDNHIAYPLPQKEDWPWQKFKTDTVILWYTVRSKCRSWFKSKPVADFGRKCYTFVHKLKTDTLRIHNKILLARSWISDRLGDTSQVLKRRFNANLINLHHNSLVLKDRITETARSLRDAWNDQLMPRLNKFSRMTLRNANKSIKRCKYALLEVKSWVSQKSVPHFESFSKKVRDEVQRLPKNCDRKIRMLYSHLHRRESNPVVKRLSAHVKTCRHMTRRKCTNWQFSKIKVLNN, from the coding sequence ATGTCGAAGACAGACGACGGCTGGAACGTTGTCAAATTACCAGAGAAGGGCCAGCTGAGTTCAGGTGGCGCCGTATCGGACGACTATTatgtggatgatgatgatattCTATCCAATACGAGCAGTGATGACTATGCTGATGTAACAAACGCTTTCAATTTGGGtaagaaagagattgagaaTGTTAAGCCTATCTCCGATTCGTATGACACCCTTACGGGGTCTAAAAACAGTGGCACCGTGAAGTCGAGCAGCTTGGAAAAGTGTAAAAACCCAGATGACGATAGGAGAACCACAATAATGGATAAAATTTTATCACGGTTCGATAACATGAGGAAGCCGGAATTAAAGGCATGGCATGTAGCCATCTTATCGTCTCTTGTTACCGTTTTCATTATAGTGGGCACTCAAAGATACTTTGAACTATTCGATGGgattcttcaacagaagGCTGGCGTCTCGGTCACGGATAACTCTAGTGATAAGGATCTAATGTACTCAAACataaacttcttgaatcGCGACGAATCTGTTTCGCCAACGTGGAGACCAACGGGAAAATATTATGTGGATTTTGACAACCATATCGCTTACCCACTCCCACAGAAGGAAGATTGGCCTTGGCAAAAATTCAAGACGGACACAGTTATTCTGTGGTACACTGTAAGATCTAAATGCCGCTCATGGTTTAAGTCCAAGCCCGTGGCAGATTTCGGAAGAAAATGCTACACTTTTGTACACAAGCTCAAGACCGATACCCTGCGGATTCACAATAAGATTCTCTTGGCCCGAAGTTGGATTTCAGACCGACTGGGAGACACTTCGCAGGTCCTGAAGAGAAGGTTCAACGCCAATTTAATCAATCTACACCATAACTCGCTGGTGCTGAAAGATAGAATCACAGAGACTGCTCGGTCGTTGAGAGATGCATGGAACGATCAGCTAATGCCAAGATTGAACAAGTTCTCGAGAATGACTTTAAGAAATGCCAATAAAAGTATTAAACGCTGCAAGTATGCACTGTTGGAGGTTAAATCATGGGTTTCGCAAAAGTCTGTACCACATTTCGAAAGTTTCAGTAAGAAAGTGCGTGATGAGGTGCAGCGATTGCCAAAGAATTGCGATCGAAAGATTAGAATGCTATACTCCCATCTGCATAGAAGGGAGTCGAATCCAGTAGTGAAGCGTCTATCAGCTCACGTTAAAACGTGTCGGCACATGACTCGCAGAAAGTGCACGAATTGGCAGTTCTCAAAGATTAAAGTCTTAAATAATTGA
- the MRPL15 gene encoding mitochondrial 54S ribosomal protein mL57 (ancestral locus Anc_4.40) translates to MISPLSKTSAVQSRRQFARFITYLHSGSRVRGLKRDPESYLKNPNGLSYDSLNQAEIHDRIVQSLKLKECDIELPKEVILQCLTHKSFAHGSKPYNEKLCLLGVQFLKYQAAIHSLRQPQLLSPVAQGKIQQSINGLNFTNLGTQLSKLLISKPVAARFIKQKKLDALIFWKMKDPLKDSHHNGETAIYSTVLNAFIGAILATNGPTKARQFVNKVLLDGESESSLVHIANEQVKELGSQP, encoded by the coding sequence ATGATTTCGCCCTTGTCAAAGACTTCTGCAGTTCAGTCTCGTCGACAGTTTGCCCGATTTATCACTTACCTGCATTCCGGGAGTCGGGTACGTGGTCTTAAGAGAGATCCGGAAAGTTACTTGAAGAATCCCAACGGATTATCGTACGACTCGCTGAATCAGGCAGAAATTCATGACAGGATTGTACAGAGCCTGAAACTCAAAGAATGCGACATTGAACTGCCCAAGGAAGTCATTTTGCAATGTCTGACCCACAAATCTTTTGCACACGGTTCAAAACCGTACAACGAGAAGCTATGTCTGTTGGGTGTTCAGTTTTTGAAGTATCAGGCTGCGATACACTCTCTGAGGCAGCCGCAGTTACTTTCGCCAGTAGCGCAAGGCAAAATTCAGCAGTCTATCAATGGTCTTAATTTCACGAACTTGGGCACGCAGCTGTCAAAGCTGTTGATCTCAAAGCCAGTGGCTGCCCGCTTCATAAAACAGAAAAAACTGGATGCGTTGATATTTtggaagatgaaagatCCGTTGAAAGACTCGCATCACAATGGTGAGACTGCAATTTATTCAACTGTTTTGAATGCTTTTATTGGCGCGATCTTAGCCACTAATGGACCAACCAAAGCAAGACAATTCGTCAACAAAGTTCTGCTGGATGGAGAATCGGAGTCTTCGCTGGTACACATTGCAAATGAACAAGTGAAAGAACTAGGTTCACAACCTTAA